From one Aulosira sp. FACHB-615 genomic stretch:
- the rplT gene encoding 50S ribosomal protein L20, whose protein sequence is MTRVKRGNVARKRRNKILKLAKGFRGSHSTLFRTANQQVMKALRSAYRDRKKRKRDFRRLWITRINAAARQHGLSYSQLIGNLKKADIQLNRKMLAQLAVLDPTSFGKIAELAASQAK, encoded by the coding sequence ATGACACGGGTAAAACGCGGTAACGTAGCTCGTAAACGCCGCAATAAAATTCTCAAATTAGCTAAAGGTTTTCGCGGTTCACACTCAACTCTGTTTAGAACTGCTAACCAGCAAGTAATGAAGGCACTACGTAGTGCCTACCGCGATCGCAAAAAACGCAAGCGTGATTTCCGCCGTTTGTGGATTACTCGGATTAACGCGGCTGCTAGACAACATGGTTTAAGCTACAGTCAGTTGATTGGCAACTTGAAAAAAGCTGATATCCAACTCAACCGCAAGATGTTGGCACAATTAGCAGTTTTAGATCCTACCAGCTTCGGCAAAATTGCTGAATTAGCAGCCAGTCAAGCGAAATAA
- the rpmI gene encoding 50S ribosomal protein L35 yields the protein MPKLKTRKAAAKRFRATGSGKIVRRKAFKNHLLEHKTTNKKRKFSKMAIVNERDEENVRLMLPYL from the coding sequence ATGCCTAAACTAAAAACCCGTAAAGCAGCCGCAAAACGGTTCCGCGCTACTGGTAGCGGTAAAATCGTCCGCCGCAAAGCGTTCAAAAACCACTTGTTAGAACATAAAACCACTAACAAAAAACGTAAATTTTCCAAAATGGCCATCGTCAACGAGCGCGACGAAGAAAACGTACGCTTGATGCTTCCTTATTTGTAG